TCAGTTGTTTCTACATCTTCTAACACACCATTTGAGAAGTTTTCATCGGTTGGAACGAATAATAATGGGTATGTGGCTGAGATAACATGATCGTGACCTTGTAAGGCTAAATCAATATCTAAATCATCAATTTGTTCCATGAATTTTTCACGTACAGCTTGCACATCACTATCTTGTAGAGAGTGGTAAGATTTAGAGAAAATCGGTTTATGGTAAGCTAAAATCACCCATTCAGCACCATTAGCGCGTGCATTTTCAACGTCTTCACGTATCCAAGCTAACTGTTCTTCACCTAAAGCTTCCCCATTTGATTTATTATCATTGGTGTTTCCAACGACAAAGTGAACACCATTGTAATCATAAGAATAGTAAGAACCACCTGTAATAGCATCATTTGCTGCCGGCACATTGATATGTTCGTTAAATTTAGTTTCTACTTGCGGATCGCCATAAACTAAAGCATACTCATCATGATTTCCTGGTGCAACGGCTAATGGCACTTGTAAGAAGGAATCGCGTGATTGTTCCATAATATCAATCCACTCATCTTCAACTTCAGCCACTTCAACGAAATCACCTGTATGTAAGACAAAATTTGCTTCTACTGTTTCAAGTGCTTTTTCAATCGTATCCGCACCAAATGCAGCTTCATTACGCACATGTTCATTCCAATAAGCATTTTGTGTGTCAGTATAGTGCGCAAACGTAAAAGCTTCACCTGCTTCACCTGAAGTCGTAAACGTACCAATTTCACTACGTTCACCTTCTGCACTACCTACTTGATAATAATAAGTGGTATTAGGCGATAATTCTGTAGCAATGGCTTTATATGCGTATTCAGTAACATCCACTAGATCCATTGAACCAACATTTCCATACATCCATGCTGCATTGTCGGTTGTAATATTCTCGTCAGTATAGTAGCCATTAATGGTTGGATTACCCTCTTCATCTAAAACAACTTCGCCTTCTTCATCATAGGCAACATCAGCGAAAATAAAGAAGCCATTTTCATCACGTTCCCCATAACTTGAAGTCACTTCAGTTGCTTCAGCGGCAAATTCTACAGCATCACTTAAGTCTTCTGAAGTTCCAACCCATACAGTTGCATCTTCAGCTAAATCTGTCGTATACCAATTGAATCCCATTTGTGTTTGCGTATCCCCATTGAAAGATACAATAAGTCGATTAGGCACATTGTTAGGTAAAATCTCAGCTACAGCTGGTTTTTCCTCAGATAATTCCATCTCTTGGGCTAGAGTCGATACAGGTGACAGTAATTGAGTTGCTAATAATAACGAGGCAAAAAGTGTCGTCGCTTTTTAGTCAGTGTCATTTTGTCCCTCCACAAATTTTTTTAGGCATCCATAAAACACCTATATGGACATTGTAGCCAAATAATATCAATTTCAGGTAAATATAACGTAAACTTTTGGATAGAATCGATTGAATTGTTAAATTAATGTAAATATAAGGTAAAGTTGTAAAATCCCAAAAATTCTAATACCAATTGATCCAAATAAAAAAGAGGAGCATCAGCTCCTCTTTTTGACTCATTTAATTTTTAATATACTCTTAAGGCAAAGCTTGGAGTAAAGTTGTTAATGTGGTTATATTCTAATGGTGTTCCTGGTTGTGATGCATGGATGAAGCTTCCGCCTCCAGTAGCAATTGCAACGTGCCATGTACCTCCTGGACTACCCCAGAAATATAAATCTCCTGCTTGAGCTTCACCAACACTAATCATCGTACCTGATGATTCTTGCGCTCCCGTCCATCCACCAATTTCCATGCCGAATGCTTCGCGGTAAACGTATTGTACAAAACCTGAACAGTCGAATCCTGAAGGTGTTTTTCCACCCCACACATAGGGTGTTCCAAGATATTGAGCAGCTACTCCAACAACACTACCATATTGGCTTCCACCAACTACAGGCTCTTCATAGACTGGTTCTTCGTAAACTGGCTCTTCATAGACTGGTTCTTCGTAAACTGGCTCTTCTACGACAGGCTCTTCGTAAACTGGCTCTTCTACGACAGGCTCTTCATAAACTGGCTCTTCCACTACGGGTTCTTCGTAGACTGGCTCTTCTACGACAGGTTCTTCGTAAACTGGCTCTTCTACGACAGGTTCTTCGTAAACTGGCTCTTCTACGACGGGTTCTTCAACAATTTCTTGAACAGGTAGTTCTTCGATGACTTCAACGATTGGTTCTTCAACTGGAAATTCAACAACTTCTTCGACAACGGTTGGTGTTTCGATAACTTCAACCGTTTCAACTTCTTCGACGTATGGTACTTCATCGACGGCTGGTGTTGTAGCTGCAGCTACTTCAATCGCTGCTTCTTCTTGAGCAAGTAAATCTGCTTCAGCTTGTGCTTGTAAAGCTAATAATGCGGCTTCTTCTTCAGCTTGTGCTTGTGCTAATTCAAAAGCATCTTTTTCTGCAATTAATGCAAGACGATTTTCTTCGGCTAATGTTATGTCTGAAGTTAATTGAGCAAAAACAGCTTCGTGATTAGCATTTTGTGCTTCTAAGTCAGCTTTTAAAGCTTCAAGCGACACCATTTTGTCTAACTTCTCATTTTTAGCAACTTCCGTTTCAGCTTTTTTAGCTTCTACAGCTTCTTTATCTGATTTTTGTACGTTAATTAATTCTTTGTTGTTAGAAACCATTTTACGTACCACATCGATACGTCCAACAAAGTCACTAACTGAGTCTGCAGATGCAATAACATTTAAGTAGTTTGATGAACCACCATTTACTTGTACGGCACGTGCTTGATCAGCTAATAATGATTCACGTTTAGCAATAACATCTTCTAAATTTGTGATTTGTGTAGCTAATTCACTGATTAATTGGTCATCTTCAGCGATAGCAGCTAATAATGTATTCGCTTCAACATGAATAGCATCTAATTCAGCATACGCCATAGCTAATTCAGCATATAAAGCTGTTTGTTCAGCAGTTAAAGTGTCAATAGCAATCTCAGAATCTGAAATCAAGTAATCATAATCTTGTGCTAAAGCAGAAACTGGAGCAGCAACGGCACTTAAAACGGCTGCTGATGTTAATAAAGTTTTGAATAATCTTCTCGAAAAAGTCTTCTTCATATTTTATTGCTCTCCTATTTTATCTCGTTTATTTAATAAATATCGCTTAGTCATATAAAATTCATATATTATCAGTAAAATGTTCTAAAAATTAACCTGAATGAATATTATCATATTTAGCTTAACAATTGGCTGTTTTATTCAATTCGTATACTACTTGTAACAATCTTGTAAAATACGACTTTAGTTGTAATACCGAAATAAAATCATTAATTCATAAGAAAATTTGATTTTTTTGTGAAGAAGCAGTGATATTTATTTGATTTTGGATAAGCTTGAGCTTGAATTGATTTAGGGGTGAATTTTCTATATAATCAGTGTATCGTTTAACAATACACGTAGGGAGTGACAAGGTTGTCAATAATTAAAGATTTAGAATGGCGCGGTGCCATATTTCAACAAACCGATGCTGAGGGCTTAGAAGAATTTGTCAGTGAAAAGGCGATTGGTTTGTATTGTGGTATTGATCCGACAGCGGATTCTATGCATGTCGGCCATTTAATTCCATTTATGTTTTTAAAAAGATTTCAATTAGCAGGACATAATCCTGTCATTGTTATCGGTGGTGCAACTGGGTCCATCGGCGACCCTAGTGGTCGTACCAGTGAACGTTCATTACAATCAATGGATGTCATTTTTGAAAATGCCAATAAATTAACTAAGCAAATGCAACAACTCTTTTTAAAAGGGGATGTTGATCAAACTGGTTTTCGAATTGTGAACAACTACGATTGGTTAAGCAAAATTTCGCTGTTAGATTTTTTACGGGATTATGGTAAGCACTTTAATGTTAATACCATGCT
This window of the Fundicoccus culcitae genome carries:
- a CDS encoding metallophosphoesterase — its product is MELSEEKPAVAEILPNNVPNRLIVSFNGDTQTQMGFNWYTTDLAEDATVWVGTSEDLSDAVEFAAEATEVTSSYGERDENGFFIFADVAYDEEGEVVLDEEGNPTINGYYTDENITTDNAAWMYGNVGSMDLVDVTEYAYKAIATELSPNTTYYYQVGSAEGERSEIGTFTTSGEAGEAFTFAHYTDTQNAYWNEHVRNEAAFGADTIEKALETVEANFVLHTGDFVEVAEVEDEWIDIMEQSRDSFLQVPLAVAPGNHDEYALVYGDPQVETKFNEHINVPAANDAITGGSYYSYDYNGVHFVVGNTNDNKSNGEALGEEQLAWIREDVENARANGAEWVILAYHKPIFSKSYHSLQDSDVQAVREKFMEQIDDLDIDLALQGHDHVISATYPLLFVPTDENFSNGVLEDVETTEVDGVTYYNNPEGTVFLLPNTGGTKEYDDIYSKGLEHMISVRPRLDWMTQEDVDYYNALFAYGNQPQTSDAFETSHSNNRDSAIQNFAVYTIEGNELLVELYQIEGELLEGEERTVEMVYSFGITKDAAE
- a CDS encoding C40 family peptidase encodes the protein MKKTFSRRLFKTLLTSAAVLSAVAAPVSALAQDYDYLISDSEIAIDTLTAEQTALYAELAMAYAELDAIHVEANTLLAAIAEDDQLISELATQITNLEDVIAKRESLLADQARAVQVNGGSSNYLNVIASADSVSDFVGRIDVVRKMVSNNKELINVQKSDKEAVEAKKAETEVAKNEKLDKMVSLEALKADLEAQNANHEAVFAQLTSDITLAEENRLALIAEKDAFELAQAQAEEEAALLALQAQAEADLLAQEEAAIEVAAATTPAVDEVPYVEEVETVEVIETPTVVEEVVEFPVEEPIVEVIEELPVQEIVEEPVVEEPVYEEPVVEEPVYEEPVVEEPVYEEPVVEEPVYEEPVVEEPVYEEPVVEEPVYEEPVYEEPVYEEPVYEEPVVGGSQYGSVVGVAAQYLGTPYVWGGKTPSGFDCSGFVQYVYREAFGMEIGGWTGAQESSGTMISVGEAQAGDLYFWGSPGGTWHVAIATGGGSFIHASQPGTPLEYNHINNFTPSFALRVY